The Chryseobacterium sp. 52 genome includes a region encoding these proteins:
- a CDS encoding cyanophycinase, with product MMRPVGKLIIIGGAVNKGSFAETDFDQNIEKNLNFFERGILRKIINESKHKEDSVIEIVTTASQIPQIVGTEYKKAFEFLGAKNVNILDIHNREEANSDAMAARANAADVVMFTGGDQLRLTSILGGTRFHDTILLKYQEQDFIYSGTSAGAAAASENMIYQGSSSESLLKGEIKTTQGLGLIDNVIIDTHFVQRGRIGRLFQAVVNNPRTLGIGLGEDTGLFIHNDIMTAVGSGLVILVDGRFIKDTNLTNINLGEPISIDNLTVHVMSMNDHYDLTTKKLTIENSQFNPIPQDK from the coding sequence ATGATGAGACCCGTTGGAAAACTAATTATTATCGGAGGCGCTGTAAACAAAGGAAGCTTTGCAGAAACCGATTTCGATCAGAACATTGAAAAAAACCTTAACTTCTTTGAAAGAGGAATCTTACGAAAGATTATTAATGAATCAAAACATAAGGAAGATTCTGTCATCGAAATTGTAACGACAGCCTCACAAATCCCACAAATTGTGGGCACAGAATATAAAAAAGCCTTTGAATTTCTTGGTGCTAAAAATGTAAATATCCTTGATATCCATAATCGTGAGGAAGCCAATTCTGATGCGATGGCCGCAAGAGCCAATGCCGCAGATGTGGTCATGTTCACCGGAGGAGATCAGCTGAGGCTGACATCTATACTGGGTGGAACAAGATTTCATGATACCATTTTGCTGAAATATCAGGAACAGGATTTCATTTATTCAGGAACTTCTGCCGGTGCCGCAGCTGCCTCTGAAAACATGATTTATCAGGGAAGCAGTTCCGAATCTCTTTTAAAGGGTGAAATTAAAACCACTCAGGGACTTGGGCTGATAGACAATGTTATTATTGACACGCATTTCGTACAAAGAGGAAGAATCGGACGTCTGTTCCAGGCTGTTGTGAATAATCCGAGAACATTAGGAATCGGGCTTGGTGAGGATACCGGACTTTTTATTCATAATGATATAATGACTGCTGTAGGTTCTGGTCTTGTGATCCTTGTAGACGGAAGATTCATTAAAGACACCAATCTTACGAATATCAACCTTGGTGAACCTATCTCCATTGATAATCTGACGGTGCATGTGATGTCTATGAATGATCACTACGATCTTACAACGAAGAAACTAACAATAGAGAATTCACAGTTTAATCCTATCCCTCAGGATAAATAA
- a CDS encoding isoaspartyl peptidase/L-asparaginase, giving the protein MKIIIHGGFFSESDQSHEIKTAKQNSLKDIAQKAFEYLQDHSAFDTAAYAVSLLENDPLYNAGIGSQIQSDGVIRMSAAIMDGETQKLSGVINLQDVKNPIFVAKELIKEDDRVLGGNGAKIYATEHGFENFSTELPQRRSEYEAKLNNGGKGTVGCIALDKDGKLAVATSTGGKGFEIPGRISDSATVAGNYANSICAVSCTGVGEDIVSNATAAKIVTRTTDGMSLEQAFNKTFEELKTIDGFAGAIAIDKDGNMYHQDSYPTMVFASFDGENFETFQ; this is encoded by the coding sequence ATGAAAATAATCATCCACGGCGGTTTTTTCTCTGAAAGTGACCAAAGCCATGAAATAAAGACCGCAAAACAAAATTCGCTGAAAGATATCGCTCAGAAAGCCTTTGAATATCTTCAGGACCATTCTGCTTTTGATACGGCTGCTTATGCGGTTTCTCTTCTGGAAAATGATCCCCTTTATAATGCAGGCATTGGTTCGCAGATACAAAGTGACGGTGTAATCCGTATGAGTGCCGCGATTATGGATGGCGAAACGCAAAAGTTAAGCGGCGTGATTAACCTTCAGGATGTAAAAAACCCGATTTTTGTAGCAAAAGAGCTCATCAAAGAAGATGACAGGGTTCTGGGCGGAAATGGGGCTAAAATTTATGCCACCGAACACGGCTTTGAAAATTTCTCAACTGAACTCCCTCAAAGAAGAAGTGAATATGAAGCTAAGCTTAATAATGGCGGAAAAGGAACTGTGGGCTGTATTGCTCTTGACAAAGATGGAAAACTGGCCGTAGCAACATCTACAGGCGGGAAAGGTTTTGAAATTCCGGGGAGAATCTCAGATTCTGCAACCGTGGCAGGAAATTATGCCAATTCGATTTGTGCGGTAAGCTGCACAGGCGTTGGAGAAGATATTGTAAGTAATGCTACTGCTGCAAAGATCGTCACAAGAACGACTGACGGAATGAGCCTGGAACAAGCTTTCAATAAAACATTTGAGGAGCTTAAAACAATTGATGGGTTTGCAGGAGCCATTGCTATTGATAAAGATGGAAATATGTATCATCAGGATTCTTATCCAACCATGGTATTTGCCAGCTTCGATGGAGAAAATTTTGAAACCTTCCAATAA
- a CDS encoding YtxH domain-containing protein, whose amino-acid sequence MGNKTKGLLALLGIGALAFWKYKNSTPEEKQAVKDKINSAKDNLNKWGNDVKNKANDVASQVQNKVDEAKTKAEDSLS is encoded by the coding sequence ATGGGAAACAAAACAAAAGGTTTATTGGCTTTATTAGGTATTGGTGCTTTAGCATTCTGGAAATACAAAAACTCTACTCCTGAAGAGAAGCAGGCAGTAAAAGATAAAATTAACAGTGCTAAGGACAATCTAAACAAATGGGGAAATGATGTGAAAAATAAAGCAAATGATGTTGCTTCCCAGGTTCAGAACAAAGTAGATGAAGCTAAAACAAAAGCAGAAGATTCTTTAAGCTAA